ATTGGTTTCCAGCTTTTGCACGATCAGGTTGTCGTTTTCACCAGCTTCAATGTAAGCACCATCTTCACGGATGGTGCGGCACACTGACTCGAATTTTTTCTTGTCGCTGTCATGCAGGGCTTTCAGGGAGTCAATTTTCTTGCAGCCGCCTTCCATACCCAGCTCATTGAAGGAGTCGCGTGTACCAGAAGTTGGTGGTGGGCCGATGACCTCGATCTTGATGGCTGGCAACTCAGGGTTGACTTCATTCCACATCTTATAAGGGTTGGCAACCAGTTCGCCTTTTTCATTGGGAATTTCTTTCGCCAGCGCCATGTACAGGTCTTTCAGGCTGAAGTTCTTGAATTCCGGGCCGGATTTGGATTGTGCAATGGTCAGGCCGTCATAACCCATGTGGATTTCAGTGATGGCATCAACACCATTCTTTTGGCAGTTTTCAAACTCGCTTTTTTTCATGCGGCGGGAAGCATTGGTCAGATCAGGGGTTTCAACGCCTGCACCTGCGCAAAACAGCTTCATGCCACCGCCAGTGCCAGTAGACTCAACTTTGGGGGCTGGACTGCCGGTTTTTTTGCTGAACTGTTCAGCTACGGTGGTGGTAAAGGGGTAAACGGTGGATGAACCCACGATTTCGATGTTATCACGTGCTTGAGCCGCTGTTGCGGACAGTGCCAGTGCAGTGGCAACAGCCAGTACCAGTTTCTTCATTCGAGTATCTCCAAGTGTAAAATTGCGTAAAATCAGATTGATTCGTTATCCGGTTCGCTATTCGTTGCCACAGGCAACAATGTCTGACCAATTTCATCCAGATGTTTTTTCAGGGACAGCTCATCCAGTGAGCGGATAGGCAGGCACGTAAAAATACCAATACGGTTGTAAAGCTGGCGGTAGGTTTCACGGAAAGCAGAGAGCTGGGTAATGTCATCACCTTCCACACTGGCAGGGTCAGCAACTCCCCAATGTGCCGTCATCGGTTGGCCTGGCCATACTGGACACATTTCAGCCGCTGCCTTGTCGCAGACGGTAAACACGAAATCCAGCTTGGGTGCATCCGGGGTTGCAAATTCTGCCCAGTCTTTGCTGCGCAAGTCGGCAGTTTCAAAATTCATCCGCTTGAGCAAGTCGAGGGTGACAGGATGGATTTCCCCGCGAGGGTAGCTACCAGCGCTGTAGGCTTTGAATTTGCCAGCCCCC
The window above is part of the Thiothrix winogradskyi genome. Proteins encoded here:
- a CDS encoding substrate-binding domain-containing protein, whose protein sequence is MKKLVLAVATALALSATAAQARDNIEIVGSSTVYPFTTTVAEQFSKKTGSPAPKVESTGTGGGMKLFCAGAGVETPDLTNASRRMKKSEFENCQKNGVDAITEIHMGYDGLTIAQSKSGPEFKNFSLKDLYMALAKEIPNEKGELVANPYKMWNEVNPELPAIKIEVIGPPPTSGTRDSFNELGMEGGCKKIDSLKALHDSDKKKFESVCRTIREDGAYIEAGENDNLIVQKLETNANALGAFGFSFLEQNEDKLNGLALDGVKPSPEAVIDKTYPMSRAMYVYVKNSHVDQVKGIKEFVAEYVSTDAMGEDGYLADKGLVTVPADKLPEIAKNATAFTPMKGDDL
- a CDS encoding arsenate reductase ArsC, translated to MFNVLFLCTGNSARSIMAEVILNRLGAGKFKAYSAGSYPRGEIHPVTLDLLKRMNFETADLRSKDWAEFATPDAPKLDFVFTVCDKAAAEMCPVWPGQPMTAHWGVADPASVEGDDITQLSAFRETYRQLYNRIGIFTCLPIRSLDELSLKKHLDEIGQTLLPVATNSEPDNESI